A region of Mycoplasmopsis bovirhinis DNA encodes the following proteins:
- a CDS encoding MAG1360 family OppF-related protein — MTKKNLLILSNIFLNPKTSKIIWNNKSKVKNLEHEIYVPEIYLDKKATAFYLPMQNKNLTFETLWNFVQKDHNSNVFLFSYNNQTLPKDIKIKNPLKDLAYINLKDFKNKMTHENFFNLYWKESLLIAKNTLNKETNDIFSPKFITSVKNYFFPKIYFFTTKLQAICKEYDRLLILFQKKYILKTKQKNNLEALIKDAYSWIKNYETEISNIFIEFFKEFNIDNYKVQEMLVTNQNALMQLDIMQNSKDVYWSKKIYSQTLIKVYNQFKLKDLVYELKYLQKHKELLQKKNQAFLNSIILKTKYKLKLIKKEIKVNKKDFNKLYDLYKSKYLLKKILWFWYKHQDLFWYLDDDIIFDLENHINQEAVIFFEKYNLNLEFKNRLLPKELITLKRIIKYEFHIPYTSFYNLSNENLNNLNNSITALERYKLEVLKTTLNKTAETNEKYNNHILHLSEQIKFNQAELAWNYHKEEELFKATLENKELKLARSLNNLKIYKKIPSKFYKTFYKFLSKRPVPDEMKKYFNEINSLKYALYLVEFGFDYIDKLSKFFASQTTSKGSFKQKYLAILNFIKVYKLLSLSLSDFFTPWNKLDDLTIFKLQIGFYSLKNLKVIFVRDEVMQINQAFKVEINRILVNLSKVYNFNYVFISSDFEFLKNYYSEIYIFNDYKLLEMGNTQDILTNPINPIVKTLCLGYEQTFNFNYNSLITHNFIHINQDDYHYIFAKWSEFIAWTYFSKPEANEATIEDSELSFYSFLNNLEFAIDYYENLPSLYNLENNRKLLKDYWNWLTKTKEENFNNLDHEHNF, encoded by the coding sequence ATGACAAAAAAAAATTTATTAATTCTTTCAAATATTTTTTTAAACCCTAAAACTTCAAAAATTATTTGAAACAATAAAAGTAAAGTTAAAAACTTAGAACATGAAATTTACGTTCCTGAAATTTATCTTGATAAAAAAGCAACCGCTTTTTACTTACCTATGCAAAATAAAAATCTAACATTTGAAACTTTATGAAACTTTGTACAAAAAGATCATAATTCAAATGTCTTTTTATTTAGTTATAATAATCAAACTTTGCCTAAAGATATTAAAATTAAAAATCCACTAAAAGATTTAGCTTATATTAATTTAAAAGATTTTAAAAACAAGATGACTCATGAGAACTTTTTTAATTTATATTGAAAAGAAAGTTTATTGATTGCTAAAAATACTTTGAATAAGGAAACAAATGATATTTTTAGTCCTAAATTTATCACTAGTGTAAAAAACTATTTCTTTCCTAAAATTTATTTCTTTACTACTAAATTACAAGCGATTTGTAAAGAATACGACCGTCTTTTAATTTTGTTTCAAAAAAAATATATTCTTAAAACTAAACAAAAAAATAATCTAGAAGCATTAATCAAAGATGCATATAGTTGGATTAAAAATTATGAAACTGAAATTTCCAATATCTTTATTGAATTTTTTAAGGAATTTAACATTGATAATTATAAAGTACAAGAAATGTTAGTTACAAATCAAAATGCCTTAATGCAATTAGATATTATGCAAAATTCAAAGGATGTGTATTGATCAAAAAAAATTTATTCACAAACCTTAATTAAGGTTTATAATCAATTTAAACTTAAAGATTTAGTTTATGAATTAAAATATTTGCAAAAACATAAAGAATTATTGCAAAAGAAAAATCAAGCCTTTCTTAATTCTATTATTTTGAAAACTAAATATAAATTAAAGTTAATAAAAAAAGAAATTAAGGTTAATAAAAAAGATTTCAATAAACTTTATGATCTATATAAATCAAAATATTTATTAAAAAAAATCTTGTGATTTTGGTATAAACACCAAGATTTATTTTGATACTTAGATGACGATATTATTTTTGATTTAGAAAATCACATTAACCAAGAAGCTGTTATTTTTTTTGAAAAGTATAATCTAAATCTAGAGTTTAAAAATCGTTTGTTACCTAAAGAATTAATAACTTTAAAAAGAATTATCAAGTATGAATTTCACATTCCTTATACCTCTTTTTATAATCTTTCTAATGAAAATTTAAATAATTTAAATAATTCTATTACTGCTTTAGAAAGATACAAATTAGAAGTATTAAAAACTACTTTAAATAAAACTGCAGAAACTAACGAAAAATACAATAATCATATTTTGCACCTTAGTGAGCAAATTAAATTTAACCAAGCTGAGCTTGCTTGAAACTATCATAAAGAAGAAGAATTATTCAAAGCAACTTTAGAAAATAAAGAATTAAAATTAGCAAGATCATTGAATAATTTAAAAATTTATAAAAAAATCCCAAGTAAATTTTATAAAACTTTTTATAAATTTTTATCTAAACGACCTGTTCCTGATGAAATGAAGAAATATTTTAACGAAATAAATTCCTTAAAATATGCATTATATTTAGTTGAATTTGGTTTTGATTATATTGATAAATTATCTAAATTCTTTGCTTCTCAAACTACCTCTAAGGGAAGTTTTAAACAAAAGTATTTAGCTATTTTAAATTTTATTAAAGTTTATAAACTTCTATCATTATCCTTAAGTGATTTTTTTACTCCTTGAAACAAATTAGATGATTTAACTATCTTTAAATTACAAATTGGATTTTATTCACTTAAAAACTTAAAAGTTATTTTTGTTCGTGATGAAGTTATGCAAATTAATCAAGCTTTTAAAGTTGAAATAAATCGTATCTTAGTTAATTTATCAAAAGTTTATAATTTTAACTATGTTTTTATTAGTAGCGATTTTGAATTTTTAAAAAACTATTATTCTGAAATTTATATTTTTAATGATTATAAACTTTTAGAAATGGGTAATACTCAAGATATTTTAACTAATCCAATTAACCCAATAGTTAAAACTTTATGTTTAGGTTATGAGCAAACTTTCAATTTTAATTATAATTCTTTGATTACCCATAATTTTATTCACATTAATCAAGACGACTATCACTATATTTTTGCAAAATGATCAGAATTTATAGCTTGGACTTATTTTTCAAAACCTGAAGCTAATGAAGCAACCATTGAAGATTCTGAATTAAGTTTTTATTCATTTTTAAATAATTTAGAATTTGCAATCGATTATTATGAAAATTTACCTAGTTTATATAATTTAGAAAATAACCGTAAATTACTTAAAGATTACTGGAATTGGCTTACAAAAACTAAAGAAGAAAATTTTAATAATTTAGATCACGAACATAATTTTTAA
- a CDS encoding CNNM domain-containing protein → MDSYYRYAQANQTTQTINNLNIHLFVWIIIALLILFLFSAIYSGCETAYSSLSAVKIHEMKENKEKGAKLIEKHNKRFNRILTTILIANNLVNVASATLTSYMLGLILSSETSRLIISIFLVTPLLVIFGEITPKLIAKKTPKKYLQFFSWYIDINYWIFWILTWPFSKLTKKVYVTNSEEDLKSIINLAQEEGVLQAGESMLAQKALDLDSTKVSSHYVKLKDVTTISFKANVKEALDIFKDTNYSRLPVEHDGQLIGILLLKDIFHLQRGKIINYIKRVPNVSANSILSSALEKIRSQRAQMAFVVENNYSSDIIGIITIEDIIEEIVGEIYDEYDDDQKIYEISLEKARIEEDVKMRELFKQLEIDEELLKEEELDMYLYKWLTDKTQKPKLYKNSRYVLAETIAFKIIESQSKQKNPIIEISKL, encoded by the coding sequence ATGGATAGTTACTATAGGTATGCACAAGCAAACCAAACTACACAAACAATAAATAATTTAAATATTCATTTATTTGTTTGAATTATTATTGCACTATTAATCTTATTTTTATTTAGTGCAATTTATTCTGGCTGTGAAACAGCCTATTCTTCACTTTCAGCAGTTAAAATTCACGAGATGAAAGAAAATAAGGAAAAAGGTGCAAAATTAATTGAAAAACATAATAAACGATTTAACCGTATTTTAACTACAATTTTAATTGCTAATAACTTAGTTAATGTAGCTTCAGCTACATTAACTTCCTACATGCTTGGGCTAATTTTAAGTAGTGAAACAAGTAGATTAATTATTTCAATTTTCTTAGTAACTCCTTTGTTAGTAATTTTTGGCGAAATTACTCCAAAATTAATTGCTAAAAAAACTCCTAAGAAATATCTCCAATTTTTTAGTTGGTATATTGATATTAATTATTGAATCTTTTGAATTTTAACTTGACCTTTTTCTAAATTAACTAAAAAAGTCTATGTGACTAACTCAGAAGAAGATCTTAAAAGTATTATTAACCTAGCACAAGAAGAAGGTGTTTTGCAAGCAGGTGAAAGCATGCTAGCCCAAAAAGCTTTAGACTTAGATTCTACCAAGGTCTCTTCGCATTATGTTAAACTAAAAGACGTTACAACTATTAGTTTTAAAGCTAATGTTAAAGAAGCTTTAGATATCTTTAAAGACACTAATTATTCGCGTCTTCCAGTAGAACATGATGGGCAATTAATTGGTATATTATTGCTAAAAGATATCTTTCACTTACAACGCGGAAAAATCATTAATTATATTAAAAGAGTGCCAAATGTTTCAGCTAACTCCATTTTATCAAGTGCTTTAGAGAAAATTAGATCCCAAAGGGCTCAAATGGCCTTTGTTGTTGAAAATAACTACTCTTCAGATATTATTGGGATAATTACTATTGAAGATATCATCGAAGAAATAGTTGGCGAAATTTATGATGAATATGATGACGACCAAAAGATCTACGAAATTTCATTAGAAAAAGCCCGCATCGAAGAAGATGTAAAAATGCGTGAATTATTTAAACAATTAGAAATAGACGAAGAGTTACTAAAAGAAGAAGAATTAGACATGTATTTATATAAATGGTTAACTGATAAAACCCAAAAACCTAAATTATATAAAAATTCTCGTTATGTTTTAGCTGAGACAATTGCTTTTAAAATCATTGAAAGTCAAAGCAAACAAAAAAATCCTATCATTGAAATTTCCAAATTATAA